TTTCAGGAGGTCAGCAAGCTGCGGGCCGATTATGGCGTGGTGCCCGTGGAGAATTCCACCGAGGGCGTGGTCACCCACACGCTGGACATGTTTGTGGAAAGCGACTTGAAAATCGTGGCGCAGATCGTCATGCCCGTCCGCCAGTGCCTCATGGGCAATGTGCGGCGCGAGCAGATCCGCACCCTCTTTGTGCACCCCCAATCCCTGGCCCAATGCCGGGAGTGGATTCAGCGCGAGCTGCCGCGGGTGGAAATCATTGAAACCTCCAGCAACGCCCGCTCGGCCGAGATGGCCGCCAAAACCCCTCAATCCGCCGCCATCGCCGGCACTCTGGCGGCGGAACGTTACAAATTGCGCATCCTGGAATATGACGTGCAGGACAGCGCGGTGAACGTCACCCGCTTCCTGGTCCTGGGCCGCAAGTGCGGTCCGCCCACCGGCAAGGACCGCACCAGCATCATGTTCAGCGTTCGCGATGAGGTGGGCGCGTTGCACCGGGCGTTGACGCCCTTCCGCCAGTACCGCATCAACATGACAAAAATCGAGTCCCGCCCCAGCAAGCGCAAGGCTTGGGAGTACTTTTTCTTTGTGGATTGCGATGGCCACGTGCAGGACCGCAAGGTGGCGCGGGCCATCGAGCAATTGGAATTGCATTGCTCCTTCGTCAAAGTCCTGGGCTCCTACCCCAGCGTGGATTAGCCTGCCATGAAATCGCACCTGGCCCGCGCCCGTGAAGTGTTTGACCTGGAAATGGCCGGCCTGAAGGCCGTGCGGGCGCGTTTGGATGAGGCCTTCGACGCCGTGGTGGAGAAGTTGCTGGAAACCGTGCGTCAACAGGGCAAGGTGGTGGTGGTGGGGGTGGGCAAGTCCGGCATCATCGGGCGCAAAATTGCCGCCACCCTGGCCAGCACCGGGGTGACCAGTGTCGTCCTCGACAGCGTGGACGCGGCGCATGGCGACGTGGGCATTTTGAACGATGGCGACGTGGTGCTCATGCTCAGCTATTCCGGCGAATCAGAAGAATTAATCCATCTCCTGCCCGCCATCAAACGCTTCAACGTTTCCCTCGTGGCCGTTACCGGCTATCCCCATTCCAGCGTGGGACGGCATGCGCACCTGGTGCTCAATGTGCACGTGCCCAAGGAGGCCTGCCCCTTCAACCTGGCTCCCACCACCAGCACCACCGCCATGCTGGTATTGGGAGACGCCCTGGCGATGGCCCTGCTGGACGCCCGCGGGTTGAAACGCACTGATTTTGCCCGCTACCATCCCGCCGGTGCCATCGGCCGCGCCCTGTTGTTGAAGGTAGGCGACATCATGCGTACCGGCGAGCGTCATCCCATTGCCCGCGAAACCACCACCGTGCGCGAAGGCTTGTTGCTGATGACCCGGGCCAAGGCGGGCTGTCTGACCATCATCAATCGCCACGGCAAACTGGCGGGGGTCTTCACTGATGGCGATCTGCGCCGGCACATGGCCGACAATCCGCAGGTGCTTGATCGCCCGCTCCGCGAGGTGATGACCCCCCATCCCGTATGTGTGCGCGAGGACGCCCTGGCCGCTGAAGCCTTGAAAATTTTCAATGAACGCCGTATAGACGATCTGGTGGTCATCAACGCCCGCCGCGAGCCGGTGGGCCTGGTGGATTCCCAGGATTTGCCGCGCATGAAACTCATGTAACCCACTACACATCTATGCCCATGAAACACTCCCTCCTCTGGCCCGCGCTGATGGCCGCAGTTTTAATTATGGCACCCCGCACCGCTCAAGCCCAGAAGGCTGGCACGCAAACCCCGCAACGTTTTGCGGCCACCATCACCCGCGAAGTTCACCTCCAATACCTCCTGTACCTGCCCAAGGACTACACGGAGGATGCCGCCCGGCGCTGGCCGTTGTTGCTTTTCCTGCATGGCGCCGGCGAGCGGGGCTCGGACCTGAATAAAGTCGCCGTACACGGCCCCCCCAAGCTCATCCGTCAGGGCACCAACTTCCCCTTTATTGTGGTTTCCCCGCAATGCCCCACAGACGAACGCTGGCGGCCCGAGGAATTGATCCGGCTGCTGGACCATGTCTGCTTTCACTACGCCGTGGATACCAACCGCATTTATCTCACCGGCCTGAGCATGGGCGGCTTTGGCTCCTGGAGCCTGGCCTCGTTGTACCCGGAGCGCTTTGCCGCCGTGGCCCCCATCTGCGGCGGGGGCGAGGTCATTGATGTCCTCTTGGCCCCCCCCAAACGGCGCGAGGCCTTAAAAAACTTGGGCATCTGGGCTTTTCACGGCGCCAAGGATCCCGTGGTCCCGCTCTCGGAATCCGAGCGCATGGTGGGGGCCTTCAAGCGCGCCGGTTGTCAGGAAGTCGAGTTGACGGTTTATCCCGAAGCCCAGCACGATTCGTGGACGGAAACCTACGCGAATCCCAAATTGTACGAGTGGTTGCTCAAGCACTCGCGCTGAGGGCCGCGCCCCATGCGCCAGGGACACCGCTTGACTTATGTCCTTCATCACTGACGATTTCCTGTTACAGACCAAAACGGCCCGGCGGCTTTATCACGAATTCGCCGCGCCGCAGCCCATCCTCGACTACCACTGTCATCTGCCCCCCAAGGACGTGGCCGAGAACCGCCAGTTTCAGAACCTGTTTGAAATCTGGCTGGAGGGCGACCACTACAAATGGCGTGCCATGCGCGCCAATGGCGTGCCGGAGCGGTTGATTACGGGCGATGCTCCCCCCTACGAAAAATTCCTCGCCTGGGCGAAGACCGTCCCGCATACCCTGCGCAATCCGCTCTATCATTGGACACACCTGGAGCTGCGCCGTTATTTCGGCATTCGCGAGCTGCTGGATGAGACCACCGCCCCCAAAATCTGGCAGCGGGCCAACGCACAGCTCGCCCGGCCGGAATTTTCCGCGCAGGGCATTTTGCAAAAGTTCAAAGTGGTGGCGGTTTGCACCACCGACGACCCGGCGGATGATTTGCGCTATCATCAGGCCCTGGCCCGCACCAGCCTCCCCTGCAAGGTGTATCCCACCTTCCGTCCGGACAAGGCGCTCATGGTGCACCGGCCCGACGTGCTCCAGCCATGGCTGGCGCAACTGGAAAAGGTCAGTAACACCGACATCCGCAATCTGGACGGCCTCTTGACGGCTCTGAAAAAGCGTCACGACTTTTTCCACGCCCTGGGGGGCCGCCTGTCGGACCACGGCCTGGAGCGGTGCTACGATGCTTTCATCGCCGAGCGCCGCGCCGCGGCCATCTTTGCCAAAGCCCGTGCCGGGCGTCCTGTGACCCTGGAGGAGCAATTCCAGTTTGCCAGCTTTATGATGCTCCAGTTCGGTTACTGGGATGCCGAGAAGGGCTGGACCAAACAGTTGCACATTGGCGCCCAGCGCAATAACAACACCCGCCTCTTCCGCCAGCTCGGCCCCGATACCGGTTTCGATTCCATCGGCGACTGGCCCCAGGCGCGCGCCTTGGCCAATTATCTGGACCGCCTGGACCAGGAAAACCGCCTGCCCAAGATGGTGCTGTACAACCTCAATCCTGCGGCCAACTACGTCTTCGGCACCATGATCGGCAACTTCCAGGACGGCAGCGTCCCCGGCAAGATCCAGTGGGGCAGCGGGTGGTGGTTCCTCGATCAGAAGGAGGGCATGGAATGGCAGCTCAATGCCTTGTCCAACCTGGGACTCCTCTCCCGTTTCATCGGGATGTTGACCGACTCGCGCTCCTTCATGAGCTACCCGCGCCATGAGTATTTCCGGCGCACGCTGTGCAACCTGCTGGGGCGGGATGTGGAAAACGGCGAGCTGCCCGATGACGATGCCCTGCTGGGGCCGCTGGTGCAGAACATTTGTTTTACAAATGCCTTGAACTTTTTGGGGCTGCCGGCGGTGGGCCGGGCATAAACGATGGGATGTCTTTGATGGGTGTGCATAGGCGGGGCCGGCGTGTCGTCGGCTCAAGAAGCAAATAAAATTGTATTTATTAGTAAAGCTAAAATCTTAATAATATTTTTGCGTTGGCTAAAATGTTATTATATTTGCCGCAACGTCATGCAAATGACTAATCGCCCAATGCGCATGATTCGTCGGCCTAACTTGGTGGCCTTTTGGGCCAGCCCTTCCTCCTTTGTCCTATGATGAATGCCATTCCCGCCATGGATCCCATCCCGCTGCCCGCGCCGGTGTGGCTCTTCAAACTGCTGCACATCCTGACGCTGGCCCTGCACTTCGTCACCGTGGAGATGCTGCTGGGCGGCCTGCTGGTGGCGGCCTGGCTTAATTTCCTGGGCACCCGCGGCGGCCCGCTGGCGGGGGCGCGGCTGACCGCCGGGGCGGCGCTGGCCAAACGCCTGCCGATCGTGATGACCTATGTCATCAATTTGGGGGTGCCCCCCCTCCTTTTTGCCCAGGTGCTTTATGGACGGGCCTTGTACACCAGCAGCGTCCTCATTGGGGCCTGGTGGATAGCCGTCATCTTCCTGCTCATGGGCAGTTACTGGCTGCTGTATCGCTTTGCGGGGCGTGCCCAGGCGGGGCAGGCGGGCTGGATGGGCGCCCTGCTGGCATGGCTCATGGCGGGCATGATTGCCAAAATCTACTCCACCAACATGACCCTTATGCTGCGGCCGGACGTGTGGGTCTCCATGTATTCCACCAGCGCCCACGGCACCCTGTTACCGCCGCATGATCCCACCTTGATGCCGCGCTGGTTGTACATGCTGACGGGCGGCTTTGCGGTGGCAGGCCTGTGGATGATCTGGCTGGCCGCCAACCGCAACATCGCCGACGAGGCGCGCAATTATCTGGCGGTGCGCGGCGGGGCCTTGGCTGCGGTGGGCGGGCTGGCCCTGGCGCTTCTGGGCCTGTGGGTTTTGCGCGCGCAACCCGAGGCCGTCCGGCAGGGGTTGAGCCAGTCCGGTCTGATGCAGGGCGCGCAAATCGGCTGGATGTTGGGGCTGGTGTTGATTTTGGCTGCGGGCCTGTGGAGTCTGCTGGCGCGGCCCCTGTCGCGCCTGGCGGGCACACTTGCTGCGGTGGGCGCGGTGGTGTGCATCGGTGGCATGACGGTGGTGCGGGACGGCATTCGCGATCTGAGCCTGGCGGCCAAGGGCTTCGCCATTCAAGGGGTGGACTTGTGGCAGCGGGCCACCCATGTGAATTGGGGGGTGCTAATTCTGTTCTTTGTCACTTTTGTCATCGGGCTGGCGCTGGTGGGCTGGCTCATTTCCGTGGTGTTGCGGGCCAAACCTGTAACTGAAAAGGTGAACGTATGAGTTCCTCCAAGGATTTTCCAGCGGACAACCCCTCCATGGCCGCCACGCCGGGGGCCTCGGGCGAGGCCGTGGACCGGCGCGTTTTCATCGGTGCCGCCATGGGCGGGGTGGGACTTTGTTATTTGGCCGCCATCGGTTATCCGGTTTATCGCTACCTGGCCTCCCCCGTGGAACGGGCCGAAGCCCAGGCGGCAGTGACAGAAGTAACGTTGCCCGAGGCGCACAAACTGCCGCGCAAGAGTGCGTTGATGTTCAAGTTTGGGCCGTTCACGGCTTTGTTAATCCACCATGAGGATGGCACCTGGAGCGCCTTCAATGCCAAGTGCACGCATCTGGGCTGCACCGTGAAATACGAGCCGCACCACAACCGCATTTTTTGCGAGTGCCATGGCGGCATTTACGATGCCAAAAGTGGGGCCAACACTGGCGGCCCGCCGCCGCGCCCCCTGCAGGTGTATCAGGTCAAGGTGTCGGAATCTGGCGTGGTGGTATCCAAGAGCTGAGGAGCCGCACTATGAAATCTCGCATGGCTGCACTTTACGGTTGGTTGGATGAACGCCTGGGGCTGGAGGAGCTGCTGGAGTTTGCCCGCCACAAAACAGTGCCGGTCCACAAGCATACCTTCTGGTATTATTGGGGCGGCATTTCCTTGTTTTTCTTCATGGTCCAGCTCTTCACCGGCGTCTTGCTGCTGGTCTATTACCGCCCCGGGCCGGAGGCGTATGACTCGGTCCGGCAAATCACCTACGACATCAATTTTGGCTGGCTCATCCGCAGCACCCATTCCTGGGCGGCCAATCTGATGTTGGTGGCCATCTTTGTGCACATGTTCAGCGTCTTTTTCATGAAGGCTTACCGCAAGCCGCGCGAATTCGGTTGGTGGAGCGGCCTGGCGCTGCTGCTCATGACCATGTTGTTTGGGTTCAGCGGTTACCTGCTGCCCATGGACGAGCTGGCCTTTTTTGCCACCAAAATTGGCCTAGAAATGCCGGAGAAAATCCCCTGGATTGGCCCCAAGATTGCCAGCCTTTTGCGGGGCGGCCTCGAGGTGAACGAATTCACGGTACAGCGTTTCTTTGCCCTGCATGTGGTGATTCTCCCGCTGCTTTTCCTGCCGTTGCTGGGCTTTCACTTGTGGCTGGTGCAGAAACATGGCAACGCCCTGCCACCCTCCGAGGAGGCCAAACCCGCGGAGCAGCGGCGCTCGATGCCGTTTTTCCCGAATTTTCTCGCCAAGGATCTGGCCATGTGGCTCATCGCGCTGAACGTGCTCGCCGTGCTCGCCGCCTTGTTCCCCTGGCAGTTGGGCGAGCAGGCCGATCCCACCAAGGCCCCTCCGCCGGGCATTCATCCGGAATGGTATTTCATGAGCATGTTTTATGTGCTGGAACTTTTCCAGGGCACCTGGGGACTGGCCTTGAGCATGGGCATCTTTACCTTGGGATTGGTGCTGTGGATGCTGATTCCCTTTTTTGACCCCGACAGCCGCAACGGAAAACGCGCCCGCCAGGCCACCTGGTTTGGCCTGTTGGTGGTGTTCATTCTCACTCTCACCACCATCCTGGGCTATTGGGGCGTCTATGGCAAAGGCCACTAACCTCTGGAGCGTATTATGAATTATCCATTTTGGGATGTGCCACACATCGGCAGCGGGTGGGTGATCGGCCTCATTGCGATCTTCCACGTCATGATCTCGCATTTCGCCGTCGGCGGCGGCTTTTACCTGGTGCTCGCTGAACGCAAGGCCCTGCGCGAAAACCGTCAGGACTGGCTGGAGATTCTGCGCGGCCACGCCAAATTCTTCCTGATCCTGACCGGCGTTTTTGGCGCGGCCTCCGGCGTGGGTATCTGGTTTGCCATCGGCCTGGCGCACCCTGAGGCCACCAGCACGCTCATTCACAATTTCGTTTTCGGCTGGGCCATTGAATGGGTGTTCTTCATGGTCGAGCTGACCACGGCAGCCGTCTATTACTACACCTACGGCCGCATTTCCAACGAATTGCACCTGAAAGTGGGCTGGCTTTATGCCGTGGCCTCCTTTTTGACGTTGGTCATCATCAACGGCATCCTCACTTTCATGCTCACCCCGGGACAGGCCTGGCTCAATCACGCCCTGACCGGCCGCGAGGCGGACTTTTTCTGGCAGGCCTTCTTTAACCCCACCTACTGGCCCAGCCTCGTCTTGCGCACGCTGGTTTGTGTCTCCCTGGCCGGTATCTGGGCGTTGGTGACGTGCAGCCGTCTGGACGGGGAGACTCACGGAAACTTGAAGACGGAGCTGGTGCGGTGGAGCGCCAAGTGGCTCATTCCCTCCTTTTTCCTGATGCCGCTGGTCATGGTGTGGTACCTGCTGGCGGTGCCGGAGACGCAGCGCGAGCTGCTCAAGCTGGGCATCTCCACCATCGGCTCGGGCGCGTTCACCCAGGTGACTCGTGTGGGACTGGTCATCATCATGGCCTCGGCCACCATTGTGCTGGTGGTGTACTTCCTGGCATGGCGGTCACCCAAGGATTTTACCTTCAGCCACGCGGTGGCGGTCTTGTTGCTTGGCCTGGTGGCCACCGGCGCGGGCGAGTACACCCGGGAAACCCTGCGCAAGCCTTACGTGGTGGGGCAACACATGTACTCCAACGGCGTGCGGGTCAAATGGGTCGAGAAATACAACAAAGAAGGCTACCTAAAAAACAGCCCATGGGTGCGGCAGGATCCTGCTCTCCCACCGGCCCTGGCGGTGGGTGAAGCCATGTTTCGCGGCCAGTGCATGAGCTGCCACACCCGCGATGCCTATCGCTCCATGGAACGCCTCCTGGCCGGGCGCAACCGGGAGTCCATCGGCAACGTCCTGAAAATTCTCCACGAAAACGGCGAGCCATACCGGCGCTACATGCCGCCCCTGGTGGGGACGGAAGATGAAATCAAAGCCCTGGGCGATTATTTGCTGACGCTGGCCAAGCCCGCCGCGCCGGCCACCAATGCCGCCCCGGCGGCGCTTGCCAGCAAGCCTTGATTCCAGTGCCCCTCGGTGGGCTGTCCGTTTCTCACCAAACCCGTAACCGCAGCGGGCCGCCGCCGGGCTTCTCAAAGGGGCCGGGCGTGGGGGAGGAAGGGCTGCGCTTTTTGCCAAAATAGTCCACGTCAATCTTCAAAGGTGAGCCGTCGGGATTGACATACGGTTCATTAGGGACCCTGGCGCGGCCCAATAATTCCGAGCTTACCAAACCTGCTCCCGCACGGGCCAATGCCGAACCGGGGGCAAAATGCAGGAAGAAGCGTCCCTGTTGCTCTTCCAACTTCAAATGCGGATTTAGATTCGTCAGCACCAGCGGATATTTCTCGGCCTGCGTTGGCTCTGCGCCGTGCAAATATACGTTGCCGGCGGCGTACGTGGGAAATTCGCGTCCGTCGTACCCCCACAAACCGTGGCTGACAACCCAGCGCAGCTCCTTGAGGTTGCCGCGGCGCTCCGGGGGCGTGATTTGGCCGGGGCCGACGAAGATGTTGTTGTAAAACCGGTTGTCGCCGCCGGTGGTTTTAGCCAGCCCCGCCACGGCCGTAGTATGGTTGCGGTGGTAAGGCGTGTCGCGGGAAGGCTCCGGCCGGTTGCTGATGTGGCCACTAAAAAGATTGTGCACATAGGCTCCCCCTTCAGACATGTCGAGCAGATTGCGATTGGACAAAAAGATGTTGTTGTCCACCAGGAAAGGCCCGTGATTCACCTCCATGAACACATCCTCCCAGGCGTTGTCGTGGAACAGATTTTGGGTCACTCGCGTGCCCTGGGCCATCCAGTCCAGCCACAGGCCGCGGCAGGTGCGGTAGATGTGATTGCGGCGGATGACCGTATCAATGGCGCCATGAAATTTGATCCCGGCCATTTCGGCGCCCGTGAACAGCTCGCGGACATGAATGTCATGAATGACATTGTCAGTCACCGTGCAAAAAGCGGAGCCCAGGCTGCCCACAATGGCGGTCTGCTCACAATGCGAGATGTGGTTGCTGCGCACCACGTGATGGCCAATATGTTCACGCGTCCAGGGGATGGGATGCGCATGGGCGCGTTTGATGGTTTCTACGTAACCTTCGGCCGTATCGGCAGATGTATTATCATACTTGTCGCCGTGTTTGCCCAGGGCGATGCCGGAGCAGATGGAATGGCTGATGATGTTGTTTTCTATAATCCAGCCCTTGCTCCAGTGGGTGCCAATCAGCCCCACCTGCTCGGCAGTGGGCGGCGCCCAGGGAGTGGCGGCATGACGCATGACAAACCCTCGCACCGTGATGTAGTTGCGTCCCGGTTGGTCAGGGTAAAATACTGTGCGCCGCACATTGATTTCCACCAGCTCCTCGTTGGGATTGACGCGCGGAAACTGCGCAAACAGGGTGGTGTGCGTTTCATTTACCTGCCCAAACCACAACGGGGCCGACAGGGGGGCGGGCTGCAGACCTTTGAAGACGAAGTACACCGTCTGGCGGCCGCTCAGCGGCAGGACGCGCGCCGTGAAGGTCTCCCAGCCCTGCCAGTCGCCGGTGTGGGGGATGACAACGCGCCCCACCTGCGGGCCGTCAGGGCGGTCTAAATGGAATTCAATGAGGCCCCCTTGCGCCGCGGAAGCCCCGCGCACTTCGAGGCTTTCGGTGCGGGCGCCAAAGTCCACGTTGTCAAAACGCAGCCAGTGCCCATGCTCAATAAAACCCACGCAGTCCCCACCCTCGCTGCAGGGGGCGTTTTGCGTGCCTTTTTTGGCGCTGTAGCGGGTGGCAGGCACGCAGTCACCGGCCCCCTGGTTGGGCACAGGCCGAAACCAGGCCACATTGAGCAGATAACCTTGGCGGGCACGCTGCAACCAGGCGGGGGTCTCGCCGGCGGGCAGGAACAAATCATCCAATTGCGCGGCTTCAATGAGCCAGTCCCCGTTCAAATACACCGCCCCGGTATGATGCACGCGGCCTTTGGGGTTGAACCAGTCGCCGCGGATAACATCGCGGTAGGGGTTAAAGTCCCCAAACAAAGCATTGGGCAGGGTTACTTTCCAGACATCGTTGGAGACGCGCACCCAGTTTTTAATCACCTCCGAGCCTTTAATTTCCACGCGCTCCCCTTTTGCTGCCTGGAAGGTAATGCGCTGGCGATCCGAGGTGCCGCCCCGCGGCGGGTTGATCCGCTCGCGGTACGTGCCGGCATGGACGGTAACCGTATCCCCGGGCTGGGCGGCCGCGGCGGCGCGTTGAATGGTGCGGAAAGGCTTGGCTCGCGTGCCCGGTGCCTGGTCGTCGCCGTCGGGGGCAACATGGTATTCGGCGCCAAACGCCGCAGCCAGGCCTGCACACAAAGACAATAGAAGTATGAGCGCTGGTTTCATGTGATGACGGCATCGAAGTAATCCCAAATGCCGCCGGGGTCAAGCCGGCAAATCCATCGGGCCGGGCGGAGGGAGGGCGTTAATTAGAAACTGTAGCTGAGCGTGAGGGCGCCGAATTCGGTATAATTGTTCTGCCCCTTGAATTCTTTGCCCCAGAAAACGTAGGTGAAAGCAGCTTGAACGCCCCGGTAATAAAAGGCCATGCCCACTTCGGCCACCGGCACCATCCATTCCTTGTCCACGCTGCGGCTGTCGCGCCAGGTATTGCCATCCAGGGTGATGTCCCGCGCCACCAGGTTCACATTGCCTCCCCCAAACCAATACACGCCCCACCGGGGGCTGCCCGCTTCCCGGGGCTGCCGCGGCGGCGGCAAATGCACCATGCCCCGCATGAGGGTGGTGCCAAAATCATCTGGAACGCGATAACCAAAGCGCAACTGGGCGCCCACCTGGCCCTGGATCAACACATTGCCCAGCATGGCGTTGGCAATGGGAAGCGCCTCGACGCTGAACCCCCGGGACTCACCCCACAGGGCATATTTGCGGCGGTGCTCATAAACCAGATTCAAAATGGGTTCATTGCGGAGCTGGTATTCCCAGCCTTGGGGCTGCTTGCTGTCCACCAGGTCGTGCACGAACTTTTGCGTTTCCTCAGCCAGGGACCACGGCCCCACCACGCCCGTGATCAACTTGAGGCCGTGGTAGAGATGATCCCGTTCCACGTGGAGCGACAGCCCGGCAAACAGCAGGCCGGCGTAGGGCCGGTCATTGGGGTCAGGCACGGCAAGGGAAGTATCGGCGGGCGTCACCATGATCTGGCCCAGCTCGTAACTCACCGTCCGCCTCCCCTCGCCCCATGGCAGCCGGTCCATCAGAGGATCCAGCCAACTGCGGCCACTGTGGGAAAGGGACAGGGCAATGCCGTCGGTATAAAAACGATCCGCTCCCGCAAAGGTGTCGTTCTCCCAGCGCAGGGAAAAAGTCCATTGGCGAGGCGCCTCGGTAGGAGCGGGCGCCGCCGCCCAGCCGTCCACGCCCGGCCAGAGCAGCGCCAGGCATGCACCTGTGATGCAGCGCAGCTTCATATCCTCTCCATCATTTGTTGGACGCTCATTTCAGCCGTCTGAGAATTGCCGCCTTACGCATTCTTATCTTAATAGAACCACCAGTTGGTTGAAAGTTACAAGCAGCCGGCCTCGCCCATCAAGCGGCGGCTGCTTGCAAAAGTCTTTAGATCCCCCGGGCCAGACGCCGGTGCACTGCGGGCATGGGCAGCCGGTTCAGTTCGGTGCGGGTGATCCACCGGGCTCGCTCATCCCTTGGGGGCAGGGGCAGGGCCTTGGCCCGCCAGACACGCATCTCATAACGATGGCATGTGATGTTATGCCGATAGGTGCCAGCGGCGCGCAAGTCGTGGGCCGTGACGCCCAGCTTCCGGCGTAGCCATTGAACGAGTCTCCGTCGTTCTGCGGCCTTATCTACCCCTTCATTGGCTTCCGCCGGAAGTTCGTAGGCGGGAAATTCCCACAAGTTGCCATTGACACCCTCAGCGGGTCTTTGCCGCACCAAAATTTGATTTCCCGCTTCCACCACGGCGGCCAGGGTAATCCGTTTAATAACCGCTGCCCGCCGCTCCCTGACGGGCAGTTGGTGTGTTTGCTGATGCGTGCAGGCAAAACAGCCCCCGCGCAACGGACAGGCATCACAACGGGGTTGCCGGGGAGTGCAAATGACGGCCCCCAGCTCCATCAGAGCCTGGTTGAGGGCGGAGCAGGCGCGTGGAAACAAGTGCGGTTTTTTTTGTCCGCTCTCCGCCGCCAGTTGGACCCAGGCTTCCGCCAAAGCCCAAAGTTGCTTTTGGGCTGCGGCGGTGCCTGGATTTTGGTGGAAGCCGTGAAAGCGGCAAAGCACCCGTTGCACGTTGCCATCGAGGATTGGCGCCGGTTGATTGAAGGCAATGCTCAGCACGGCGCCCGCGGTGTAACGCCCAACGCCGGGCAGCTCCAGCCAACCGGCCGGCGTGGTGGGAAATTGACCTTGATGTTGCTCAACGAGCTGCCGTGCCGCGGCTTGCAGGTGGCGGGCCCGGCGGTAGTAACCCAGCCCTTCCCAAAGTTTCAACACCTTTTGCGCGGAGGCCTCAGCCAGAGCCTGCACCGTGGGCAGCTCGCGCATCCAGCGTTCCCAGTAGGGAATGACGATGGCCACCTGCGTTTGTTGGAGCATGACTTCCGAAATCCAAATCGCATAAGGATCGGTGGTGCGTCGCCAGGGCAGGGGACGGGCTTCCCGCGCAAACCACTTCAGCAAAGCCCGCACCCAGCGGGTTGAGGGTGGCGCAAGGCGATTTGTCGGACCACGCATGGAGCAAAAAGTAGCTGTTTTCCCCGTTCGCGCAGCAGGAATTATCGCCGGTGCGGCCCGGGGGGGGAGTTGGAGCTTGTCGGTACGGTCGGCAGCGCTAAACTCGCCACCATGCAACGAGTACCTGCCTTTAGGTCGAGTATTGCGATCATTCTTTTGTTCCAAGCCGCGGTGTGGACGGGGCGCGGTGCGGCGGCCGCCGAGGACACCCTGTTGTGGTATCGCCAGCCGGCCTCCCGCTGGACGCGGGCCTTGCCGGTCGGCAATGGCAGGCTGGGAGCGATGGTCTTTGGCGGAGTATGGCGTGAGCGGCTGCAATTCAATGAAATCAGTCTATGGTCCGGTGGCCCGGAGGACCCCAACAACCCGGAGGCCTTGAAAGCGCTGCCGGAAATCCGCCGCCTGCTGGCCGAAGGCAAACAAACAGAAGCGGATCGGCTGGGTGTGCAGAAATTGATTTGCGCCGGTAAGGGTTCCGGCCACGGGCGCGGCGCCCGGGTGCCCTATGGTTCCTATCAAACCTTTGGCGATGTGTGGATTGAGTTTGCCGGCGACACCAATCAGGTGCCTTCCGCCTATCGTCGGCAGTTGGATTTGGACACAGGGCTGGCGCGTACCACTTATCAGCTTGGGCACGTGACCTTTACCCGCGAAATCTTTGCCAGTCATCCGGACCAAGCACTGGTCATGCTGTTGGGGGCGGATCAGCAAAACCAGTTGTCTTTCACTGTGGCGTTGCGCCGTTCCGAAATGGCGGTCACCCGCGCGGTTTCCTCCAATGAACTGGTC
The nucleotide sequence above comes from Verrucomicrobiia bacterium. Encoded proteins:
- the pheA gene encoding prephenate dehydratase → MSILEHRKAIDRLDEQIVKLLNERTRHVLEIGNIKLKAGEEIYAPHRERAVLSRVCRLNQGPLTNESLQAIYREIMSSALALEKTMVIAYLGPEATFTHQAAIQRFGSSLHYVPHKTIADVFQEVSKLRADYGVVPVENSTEGVVTHTLDMFVESDLKIVAQIVMPVRQCLMGNVRREQIRTLFVHPQSLAQCREWIQRELPRVEIIETSSNARSAEMAAKTPQSAAIAGTLAAERYKLRILEYDVQDSAVNVTRFLVLGRKCGPPTGKDRTSIMFSVRDEVGALHRALTPFRQYRINMTKIESRPSKRKAWEYFFFVDCDGHVQDRKVARAIEQLELHCSFVKVLGSYPSVD
- a CDS encoding KpsF/GutQ family sugar-phosphate isomerase, which encodes MKSHLARAREVFDLEMAGLKAVRARLDEAFDAVVEKLLETVRQQGKVVVVGVGKSGIIGRKIAATLASTGVTSVVLDSVDAAHGDVGILNDGDVVLMLSYSGESEELIHLLPAIKRFNVSLVAVTGYPHSSVGRHAHLVLNVHVPKEACPFNLAPTTSTTAMLVLGDALAMALLDARGLKRTDFARYHPAGAIGRALLLKVGDIMRTGERHPIARETTTVREGLLLMTRAKAGCLTIINRHGKLAGVFTDGDLRRHMADNPQVLDRPLREVMTPHPVCVREDALAAEALKIFNERRIDDLVVINARREPVGLVDSQDLPRMKLM
- a CDS encoding prolyl oligopeptidase family serine peptidase, whose translation is MAPRTAQAQKAGTQTPQRFAATITREVHLQYLLYLPKDYTEDAARRWPLLLFLHGAGERGSDLNKVAVHGPPKLIRQGTNFPFIVVSPQCPTDERWRPEELIRLLDHVCFHYAVDTNRIYLTGLSMGGFGSWSLASLYPERFAAVAPICGGGEVIDVLLAPPKRREALKNLGIWAFHGAKDPVVPLSESERMVGAFKRAGCQEVELTVYPEAQHDSWTETYANPKLYEWLLKHSR
- the uxaC gene encoding glucuronate isomerase, which encodes MSFITDDFLLQTKTARRLYHEFAAPQPILDYHCHLPPKDVAENRQFQNLFEIWLEGDHYKWRAMRANGVPERLITGDAPPYEKFLAWAKTVPHTLRNPLYHWTHLELRRYFGIRELLDETTAPKIWQRANAQLARPEFSAQGILQKFKVVAVCTTDDPADDLRYHQALARTSLPCKVYPTFRPDKALMVHRPDVLQPWLAQLEKVSNTDIRNLDGLLTALKKRHDFFHALGGRLSDHGLERCYDAFIAERRAAAIFAKARAGRPVTLEEQFQFASFMMLQFGYWDAEKGWTKQLHIGAQRNNNTRLFRQLGPDTGFDSIGDWPQARALANYLDRLDQENRLPKMVLYNLNPAANYVFGTMIGNFQDGSVPGKIQWGSGWWFLDQKEGMEWQLNALSNLGLLSRFIGMLTDSRSFMSYPRHEYFRRTLCNLLGRDVENGELPDDDALLGPLVQNICFTNALNFLGLPAVGRA
- a CDS encoding Rieske (2Fe-2S) protein — encoded protein: MSSSKDFPADNPSMAATPGASGEAVDRRVFIGAAMGGVGLCYLAAIGYPVYRYLASPVERAEAQAAVTEVTLPEAHKLPRKSALMFKFGPFTALLIHHEDGTWSAFNAKCTHLGCTVKYEPHHNRIFCECHGGIYDAKSGANTGGPPPRPLQVYQVKVSESGVVVSKS
- a CDS encoding cytochrome bc complex cytochrome b subunit, which codes for MAALYGWLDERLGLEELLEFARHKTVPVHKHTFWYYWGGISLFFFMVQLFTGVLLLVYYRPGPEAYDSVRQITYDINFGWLIRSTHSWAANLMLVAIFVHMFSVFFMKAYRKPREFGWWSGLALLLMTMLFGFSGYLLPMDELAFFATKIGLEMPEKIPWIGPKIASLLRGGLEVNEFTVQRFFALHVVILPLLFLPLLGFHLWLVQKHGNALPPSEEAKPAEQRRSMPFFPNFLAKDLAMWLIALNVLAVLAALFPWQLGEQADPTKAPPPGIHPEWYFMSMFYVLELFQGTWGLALSMGIFTLGLVLWMLIPFFDPDSRNGKRARQATWFGLLVVFILTLTTILGYWGVYGKGH